ATGAAAGCACCATAAGATAAAAATTGGCACATTGTTATATGTTCAAGTGCTGAACAAACTTCATGATATGAAACTAGTAGCTTGCCAATGAATTCATTTACAGAGTGATACCCGTTTATTGATCATGATGAGTGGGTAAAGAAGCCAGGAGGATTATAATAACCCTAGCCGTTGCTAACATTGCGAACCATGCCATTACTGGTCAGAAGTCAAATCAGAATGGTCCCTAAATATGATCAGCTACGCGCTTACAGGTAACCATCTGCAGCGGTGATAAGGGGATGGCGCTTATATGAGCTCCACAAAGCGAAGAGATGACAGCTTCAACTATCTGTCTACGTAGTACACTGACAAATGCCTCGTAATCGAACCTGAGTTCTGTTCTTGTTTATGAGCCAACACCCAATATACAACTTGATCTTCCTGTATTGAGGCCCGGGGTGAATTCAAGGCACCTTCTTCTGTCCTGATCTTGCTATTGGTCCGGTAGTCAAACTGATGATTTCCTAAACCGGCCAGTTGAAGAAACAAGGGTTGTCAGAATGCCGGTGGGAGAAGTATCGCGCTCTGAGTCAGTAAGTCCATATCGTGTAGTAATAAACTCAAACCGTCTGAGAGTTTACGACATGTGGTCGAAGTTTATTTTACAACGCTCCACCGTTGTGGCTCCCAGCCAAAAACGGCCCAACAGGCACTACCTTGGCATCTGCATTACCTGTCATACGATATGGTGTTGTCTGCTCCGTACACGGAGACAAGTTATCAACACCAGGAATAATAGGTAGCGACGAGGGTCAAATGAACGGTTGTGGGTTCGTTGTTGTTCCTCCAGTCCCAACATTTTTGCTCCTTACTCCTTACTCCTTGGCGGCAAATGGCGTTGGTGGAGGCAAAACTGTTCCAAGAATTCGTCATGAGCGTCCTCACTTTTTCGTTCAGCTGGAAAAAGCAAGTCTAGAAAAGCATAAAGAATTCGATCTATTTCCAAGGAGAGGCATTTTGGCATGTTAAGGAATGTTGCATTGCGCGTTGATATAATAAAGTTGCGGCTTGTAGACTATCGGCCGAGTCTAACGAACGGCACGGCTGGGTAATATTGTACATCCTGTGAATGACCAggtgaaaagaagaagaaaaggaaagtCTCATTGCCCGTAAATGAAGAAACACCCTTTCCAATTGCAGAAGGTGCTCACGAAGTAAAGCCGCCTGCAGTGGCAGTGACAGATAGACAATCTCTTTTTCGGGTGTAGGTAAGATCGGACCATGGTCCAAGCTCAAATCCTGATGGCTTGGCTGTAAGGGGTAGCGAGAAGACGACATCACTGATGGAGCCTTGGCGTTAAGTTCATTCTAGTACTGCTGCCGGTGTTGATGTGCTGTCTCGGCGTAGCTTGTTGTTGAGTCCGTTGAACAGACGGCCTATTGACTCCTTTCGTCCTCTTCGGGGAACTCTTTCTGTGACAAGCGAGTCGACGCGGTCCATGGCATCAATGAAGATGTGgaagtcaacatcatcttcgtAGCTGAGGTTCTCATCGCGTAGAGACATGTACTCCAACTCGTGATGGCTTAGAGTACTCTCATTTGATGCGGTTGATGAGGTTCTTCTCGATTTGATAGGGCTGCTGGCTGCACTGTTGGTCGGACTGGACATGATTGGTTGAAGGAGTGAAGTAGAAAATGTGTTTCAGATTGATTGTGTATGTAGATGGCTCGGAAACAACAGTAAATTGAAGATTAATAGTGGTATGAAGAATGAgcatgaaagaagaaagttAATTGAGCAGGGGGGGAGAGCTCTAGgtatataaattatacttCGTTATACTTTTTATGGGGAGGGGTACGGAGTAGACTAGAATACGAATCTATCGAGGAGCCGCATATAATATGATGAAAGCTGACATGTTGTGCTTCCTCAGAGAGCGCAATGGCAAATCAGTCTAAGATTGTCAGCTTCGCTTCCTAAAGTAGTGCCAATCAGTTCCTTGCCCGCACCCAGGGGACGTGACGGGTTCCCGGACCACATGTAACGCTATCAACAGGCGCATTCCTCGGCACTGTCAGTTATCAGCCAGCGGTGTGCACCACCCATTTCCACACGTTGGGCGATGCTATCAAGTTAGCGCCTTGCGTGCGTATCTGATATGACACTATGGATGACGACTGCACCACCAAAATAGATGGGCGGATATACGggttggattggatggatgcTAAAACCAGGTGATATTTCTAACAAATGACATTGGATCTTATACAGCTTGGGGTGAACATGGACCCTTTTATTTCTTCggctcctccttcttctcctcaggCTTAGGCGTTGGCAGCTTGAAAGACTCGGGTGTGCGGTCCTGTCCGGCTCCAACGGGCTCCCACGCACTGGAACCACCCTCAAAGTTACGGAAGGCCTGAGTGAGCTCCAGAGGCTCGGTGACGATacgcttcttctcctcatcgtATCGGATCTCAGTGTAACCAGTCAAGGGGAAGTCCTTTCGCAGAGGGTGACCCTCGAAACCATAATCGGTCATGATTCGTCGGAGATCGGGGTGaccagcaaagaagacaCCGAAAAGGTCGTACACCTCTCGTTCGTACCAGTTGGCACCATCAAAAAGTCCGGTAACACTGGGGACAGGAGAAGCCTCATCGGCGTAGGTCTTGACACGAATTCGAGAGTTGTGACGGACCGAAAGAAGGTTGTAGACGATTTCGAAACGGTTCTCGCGCGTGGGGTAATCCGCAGCAGTGATAGTGCTAACCTGGGTGAACTCAGCGGCAGTGTTGTCTGTCATGTTTTAGCAGTTGTCTCGTAGCCAATTGACGTGTTACTAACatttcaagaagctgaagacaGGGTAGACACCCGAGGGGGAGATATAGATGGTGAGTTCGTCCTTCCAGACGGAGAACTGCTGGATGTACTTGGGCAGAGTACCCATCAACCAGGCACCATAACGGTGCATGTTGTCGGACTTGCTCTGGTATTTGTCGGCAGGGTTGACGATCGGGGCCTTCAGGACGCTGGGGTGATCTCGAGGGGCCTTTCGCAGGTTGGGAGACTCCTTCGGCATTGCGACATATTGACGGGCAGTGCTGGACAAGCAACGGATTGCCTGGTCGTTACGGAGCTGGACGGAGGGCCTCGCGAGTCGCAGAGCTGAGGCCAACGCCCTGCTTCGAGAAATGCTTGTCGCCATGGCCGTTTGTGTGACGATTCGAGGCCAATTGGCGATGCAAGATGTCGTCGAGACGAAATACCTTACGGTGTTGGTAATGATGCCGCAAGCATTGGCTCGAGAATCTTAGCGGCAGAAGCGTGAATGAGATTTCCCGTACTTGAGCCGACAATAACGCTATACTTTGCCTCCAGTGCTTCTACCACACAAAGCCAGGTACCCCGCTATTTTACTTGCCCTTTGTCGACCTTCAATGACGAAGATGCCTACACGTGATTCGAGCTCAGAAGCTAGACCGAGAATAGCTTAGATGTATTTTCCATCTTTCACTTTCCCGCAGCCTCGATGCATACCAAACACCGTTCCTCTCCTTGTACTCACATATCTATTTCCGCCCATCGCATCTCGAACTTACTATTTCTTGCCTTTCaccttaattataacttCTCACAATGGCGCCACAAGATTCATTCAtagaagatgaggaggatacCTGGTATGATTCACCGCCCGCCTGGGGGTGGCGCTTGTAGCGCACTGCTCTCTGGGTAATGTTTGGTACCCAAAGCTGACCTCTTGATAGCCCCCTCTGCATCGAAGAGTTTGATCTCTCAGATAGGAACTTCAGACCTTGTCCTTGTGGATACCAGGTATGATAAGAAAAATATCTTGCCAGTCAAGGTTGACCTTCCGGCCACGTTTGCTAACTTTGAGGTTACAGGTGTGCCAGTTTTGTTttaacaacatcaagaatAATATGAACGGCCTTTGCCCTGCTTGCCGACGACCTTACGACGAAAAAACTATACAGTGGAAAGTTGTTACGCAAGAAGAGTATGATGAACCCTCTGCCACCATGGTGCTATGCTGACCAACCCCCAAGAGTCGCCGAGTTTCGGGCCAATATTCAAAAGAACCAAAAGAAACGAGCTCTGGATCAACGACAAAAAGAACTACAGAAACGCGAAGCCGAAAAGGAGAACCGTAAGAATCTGATCGGTGTCCGTGTTGTCCAAAAGAACTTGGTCTACATCACGGGTCTTGCACCGACAGTTCGAGAGGACGAACTTCTCAAGACGCTACGAAAGCCCGAGTTCTTCGGCCAGTACGGCAACATCCAAAAGATATCCATTAGTAACCGAAAGAGCTCTGATGGCCAACATCAGTCGCTTGGCATTTACGTGACCTTCGAACGTCCGGAAGAAGCGACGCGGTGCATCCAAGCTGTGCACGGATCCCACAACGGTGATCGAGTCCTAAAGGCGCAGCACGGCACGACGAAATACTGTTCAGCTTGGTTAAAGAATGAAAAATGCGGCAATCCTGGTTGCATGTTCTTGCATGAACAAGGCGATGAGGAGGACAGTTACTCACGACAGGACTTGTCCTCTATGAACAGTATAGGGTCTCAACGGCCTCTCCCCGGAGGCAGTTCGCGGTCGGCTTCCCGACAACAGATTTCCCATCCTACGCCGCCTCCCGTCGTATCTCATCCGATGACGCGCTCCATTAGTAAAGAGGGTTCTGAGAATGGTGCCGATGGATCAGCTCTACCTTCCTCAGCCAACTGGGCACGCAATCCACAGCGAAGTCGCAGAGGCAGTCTTGCTACTAGTGGTGCTGCATCCAGCCCTGCTATTTCAACAGCTCAGCCTGTCACCGCAGAGCCTgtaccagaagaagcagtcgaagaggaagatgaggatgagttggaggaagaggaacCTCAGCAAGAGGAGCCAGTTGCTGGGCCGTCATCATCTAGGACCCGGGAGTCTGAATCACCTGCACCAACTCAAGAGTCGCCTGATTCATGGCTTAAGGAGATCTACAAGACATTGCAAAGTTGCCCCATGCCTATCTTTCCAGACGTTGACGAAGACCAATACCCCCCTATGTTCGATCCTCGTGGTGGCGAGAAGCGCCGGGCTATGCGAGAGGAGGAGGATTCACGTTTGAGTGGAGAACAGGAAGAGCGACCCGAGGTTCGTGAGCCATCGGAAGGAGAACCTGAGACCGGTGGCAGCCTTGCTCTCGGAGGAGAGCCTGAGGACCGTGACAGTTCTAGCGACAACCGAGGCTTCGATCGCCGACCTAGTGCTCAGCCTCCTATTCAGCGACTTTCTACTGACGGGCTCTTTGGACCTTCCCTCACTGGAGCCTCACCTTTTGGCCAGAGCTCGGGGAACCCTGGTTCGCGGTCTATGACGCCGCAGCAGCTGTATCTTCGATCTCAGGGCGGATTTGGCGATGCCCCTCCTGGCATAACCAGCCAAAGCAATGCTTTCCAGAATCAGGGTcaaagccaaggccaaggccacAGCCGTCAATCCTCTCGATTCAGCTTTGCCAACGACAACGCTGGCTCTTCTACCAACGTCAAGGTCGCAGCCAACCCGCGTATCATGGCCCAGCAATCCTCTATGATGCCCAACACGTTTCAATCGCAGAGCAGCAATCAGTTTTACGGTGCCTCCATGCCTGGACCTCCTCCTGGTCTTAAGTCAACCGGCACTCCCCCTAGCATGTTCGGTCAGTTTGGTGGACAGGGCTTTGGCGCCCCCAAAGACAATTCGAGTGAGCTTCTTCAGAGTTTAATCGGCCGCGGTCGGGCTGGTAACAACCAGTCCCACGATGCGGGAAAGCGTGAGTTTATGATTCCTTCTTATTCAAACCAGTACCCACCATCCTCTACCTCCACCCCAGCTCCTTCTTCCGGGCTCCTGCCGCCTCTCTATGGTAATACACCTGGAGGGTACCAAGACATGGGCTCtaagcagaagaagaagggaaagaagcACAGACATGCTAACACTTCCTCCTCCGGGGGGAGTGGCTTAGTAGATCTTGCAGACCCGAGTATCTTGCAGGCGCGAATGCAGCACCAGTCTCAAGGCAGCGCCGGAGTCGGACAGGGCTTGTTTGGCGGTCAGAGTCAAGGTGGGTACAGTCACAACATGATGTATAATGCAGGCTATGGAAGGTGGTAGTTTTGATGTTTCTCGGAGTTGTTGCAGTCTGGGAGGGTGATGTTTGGTATCCTCTCATTGGTATcggctttttcttcttcatgcaCAAAGGGGGGGCGTTCTTCGGAAATCAGGGTCAGGGCGAGAAAAGTTGCctttcatcttcctcggGGGACACGAGTTTCAAGCGCATCTTGATTCAGCAGCATATGCGTGATTAATGCTGCTCTGGGAGGTCAGCTTTTGCATCAGGCGTCATCTATGTTTTATTGGGGAAAACGGAGGACGACGAGAGAATATCTCGAGTCTCCTTCCTCCGACTTTTACCGGTCTATGGAAGACCGCGCATGGGGGTTCACGTCAGGCAagccatcatcgtcttccaCAAGCTCCCTATGTATGTTAACAAATGTCGAATTCATCCGCCTAGGTTTGGCGGTCTCCTTGGTCAGAAATAGCAATACCCTCTATTCTCTCCAAATCGCCTGTTCTTCTCGTTGTCCCCCGTGGAAGACGATGTTGGTCGCCGTAGCATGATCCTGTCCCCAAAGTCTTGTATATAAATGGGGTGTTGCTCTCGTAGCGTAGTCTTTGTGTTTTGCTTTACGTTCAGACCGAGTGACTGAACCTATGCTAACAAGCGTTCAGATGATGAGCTCCCATCCCTGGACGAGGCTACGAATTCTGTCGACGCGTTAGTTTCTGACGATCCCATACTGCCGCCAATTGGTTTGGAAGGTCGCACATCTGTGCCCCCGGGCTTGTCGTTACCCCCAGGACTGCCAGCCAACATATCGAGACCTCCATCTACTCAAGGTCATACAAAACTCACCAACATTGTGCCAGCGTTGCCTAGAATGCCACCCCCTGGACTCTCACAAGGTTCTTTAACTCCTGACCAGTCGCCTGCAAAGCTAAAGCCAGCGATACCTGTCTCggaagcaaagaagaacatcaagtCTCTGGCGGCCGAAAGCGGACTCTCACGGGAGATTACGACACAATCGCAACCGAACCTTACAAAGGCAAGTTTCTTACAGGATGAGGACTTTCCAGCTTTGGATGCATCGAAGAACAAGAGTCGACCCGCAACGCCTACACCCAAGGCTACGCCAAAGGCCAAACGTCATGCTGAGAGGATTGTGGACAGAATGATGGCCAAGGCCGGAGCCAGCCTAGAGAGCATGGCCCAGGAAACCAAAGCGGAGGAGGCCAAGGTTCAAGAGACCAAAGCTCACGAAGTCGAGGCTCAGGAGACCAAGGCCCAGGAAGTGAAACCTGCATCATCGTCCCAGGCAGCAGACAAGAAGCCCATTACTGTCAACACTCAGGTTGGAAAGAATGTGGCTGTGAAGACCAGTGAACTATCTGCAACAACTGAGAAGTCAACAACAGAGACCTCGGCGGCCTTTCCTCCCTTGCCTACACCCTCGTCTACCGCAATTGCATCCCCTGTCACACGCACAGCACCAAAGACACTGCGTGTCATTGCAGCTCCCAAGGCCGAGGCAcctcctcctgcttctcctgCCTTGACCATGGCATCGGTTGCGTTGTCAGGCACTTCCAGGGCTGTCTCTGGTAGTTACAGGCCAGATACACCTGTCAGCGAGATGATTAGTGACAACGCCTCGGTAGTGTCTGCCTCTGTGACCCATTCTCGGGCAAGCTCGCCACCCCCCAGCAGGATTGGGTCTGCTGCGGTAAGAACCACAACCAAGAGTCAACAGCGAAAGCAACGAAAAGATGTTTTGAAGCAAGAAACAAAGTTGATCGCTGAGGCTCCCATAGCAGAGGCAGAGGTGCATGCTCCTATCATGGGacggaagaagaaacagaagaaggaaaagccTATTAAGACGGCCCAGCCTGATGCTTCTACTATCCCAGAGGCTCCCGCAGACGAGCCATCCCAGCCaccatctcaacaagagccCGTCAAGGAGCCCGAAAGAGAGCCAGAAGAGAAGCCtgtcaagagcaagaattCTCAAAAGAAGTCAATCAAATCCAAGGGCAAAACAAAGGAGGTCGAGACTCAACCgactcctcctcctccagcttcCCCTAAGGAATCTATCCCTGATGCTCAAGAGCCACCTGCAAGACCACAGCCTGACCCGGCGTCGGTTTTTTCTGAGATTAAGAACACTCTCTGGGCTTCGAGTGTCGATAAACTCCAACTGTTTAAGCCCATCGCCAATGGCTCATCTCGCACCGACTACAGTGCTGCCAAGAACAACGCCAATAAGGCTGAGCATTGTAAGGACTGCTCTTGCAAATGTGGAGAAATTcaagatgaggatcttgCAGCGCTGCGCGCAGGAAAGCCTGTCCGAAAGCAATTCCACGTTGATGGCAGCCGCATGCTCATTACCCCCAATGGTGACTGCATACGTGGTCTGACacctgaggaagaggacgcTTTCCTGGAACTTCAAGCTGCCATTGCCAATACGGCAGAGAACCCCGGATCGTTCATTGCCCCTAGACATCAGCCTGGTAGTGGAGCATTCTCTCTTATTAAGGGCCGAGCTGTTCCCAATGGACGTCCCAACATCTTCCCCGCCACTGCCCAGCTCCAGTCTCAAGACCCTATCGGAAAGCTTCAGCGAGAGGACGCGCTTAGCTACATCAACCAGTACGTTCTCCCTCGCCTCAACCTAGGTGCTACGAACATGGGATTTCCTAAGGGAGCATCACCTACTAAGGatgcggctgctgcgagtCTCAACTCTCTCGCACCCTACTTCTATGGCCCCGATGCTGCCGCCGGTGTGGGTATTTACAGCCCTCCTGATGGAGCACGGGCGATGCAGGACTTCAGCTCGGCTGGAATGTCGAGTGAAGAGCGTGGAAAGAACTTCGGCATGGGTGTCGGTGGTATGCCCCTGATGAGCGTCGAAGATGCAGAGGGTGCCCTTGCGGCTGCTCGACGAGAGACcgagaagttggagaagggATTGAACCAGGTAATCAAGCGCAACAGACGACTTATTCTTGGAGGAAACAACTAAGAGACAAGAACGACACACCGCATTTTAACAACACGCTGTATTATGACCAGAAGAGTTGAGGACCTTCAATGGATGGCCCATTGAAGCTGTATGATGCTATGAAGCACAAATATCGCCACGGAACGGCGGATGGCTTTGTATGATAATCGATAGGATCAATGTTGGAATAGTGTAACTAGGAATCataaggataagaagaaTCGGCATAGAAAAAAGGAATTGCAGGTAACCCAGTCCTGTACAGGGTGGTTTGTCAAACTAAAGAGCAACATATGAGAGCCATACGTGAATCTTTCTCAAAAGCCATTTACGGTCTTGATTCTGTCCTACTAATTAATCCATAGACAAGTACTAACGTGCGTATGCAAATATTTAAGAACTAGTAACCTATTTGGGTATCAaacatcttccttctttccaTCTTTCTTCCTATGATATGTATCATCTGGCGACCGTCGACGATCAGCCCCAAGAGCTCTCCTTGCATCGGCAGTGACCTGTTTCTTCCCCTCAACAGACAAAGACTCTCGAAGTCGTTCAAGGAGTCTATCCAAAATCCACTCAgtctcttcttgacttccCATAAGGGGACTCCGATTGCCGACCCACGACCAAGCCGTTGTATCATCAGAGACCACGTCCTTTTCAACACCTTCAGCAGTCTCATTCGTTTTCCTGCGACGagggtggtggtgatgatgatgccgacTGTTTGGCTGCGCTTTTCCATGTGTCTCGGCATTGCTTTCATCCTCACCAATGAGCTTAAGATACCATGCCCACTGCTCAAAGGAGTATTTGTGTGGCTTTGATGACTTGAGGTGTATCCTGCTTAACTAACAAGAAGTTCGGATCAACTTTTCCCTCTGCATCAAGCTGGGCATGAGTGAAATTGGGTGCCATAGGTACACCATCCAGGATAAATTTGATAAAGTGCGGATGGATATGCTTCGTTCGAAACCCTTCAGCGATGCTGATCTGAGCAGCAAGGCTATCTTCAGATTCGCCTACAGCAGAACCAGGTGCACTGACGATATGTGTGTAGATATCAAAGTCCAGACGGTTCTCTGCTTCAAGCTCTCTGAAGGCATGCAGTTCCATGGTGCTGGCAGTGGCCTCTTGAGCANNNNNNNNNNNNNNNNNNNNNNNNNNNNNNNNNNNNNNNNNNNNNNNNNNNNNNNNNNNNNNNNNNNNNNNNNNNNNNNNNNNNNNNNNNNNNNNNNNNNAATAGTGACATTTCAAGACGAAGCGTTCATCACGGATAAGTTTGACAACGGTGTCCCCAGCGTTTGAAATAAGGACTGTCATGGTAGGCAACGCAAGCAAAGACCAAAAGACGAAAAAGGACTTTCCAGCGTTCGAAATAGGAGTAACATCGCCGTATCCGATTGTTGTGAGACTGACGAAGCAGAAGTAGAAGCCATCAAAGTACTTCCACCCTTGATAGTCTTCTTCACACTTAACAAAGATATAGGCGCCCAAGAGCCACAGAATAAGCCATACACCGGTTGAGATACCCATGGCGACCcaacgacgacgatatgATGTTTGAGCTTGGATCTTACGCATAAGATCGAATTCTGCCTTTCGACGCTCATATTCTGTCGCCGGTAGCTGATTGTTTGATTGTGCACCTTGGGAAACCATAGAGTCTTGTCGTCGTGGCTCTCGAATTGGCTCGAGTACCTCATCCTTGCCTTTCTTAGTCATGGTTCGGACAATACGTCGGcgtttcttctcttccattCTGGCATCGACTTGTTTTTTGCCTCGCTCGAGGACAAGGCTGCGGATAGAACCGATGACCAAACCGAGGCTGATGACACCGACCAAAGCGTATGGCATCATGAGAGCTCGTCCGAGATTTGTTTGAGCTGTGAAATCACCAAACCCGACAGTAAATAGAGTTACATCTGCCCAGTATACGGTGTCGAGATAGTTCCAGTTTTCGATATTGGAAAACACAACGGCCCCGACTAGCAAGTACAAGAGAAACATGATGGTCTGCAACATGAGAGTCCGTTGGCTGGGCGTCAAGTTGAAGTCGTTGGGATAATGGCCAACCGATGCTCCATAGAAGGTTATCACCATGAGCGAAGCATCGACAAAGTAGAGAATGGCAGCCCAAATGCCGTAGTAAAAGGCCTGAGACCATATGAGCTCTTCTCTCGGGCGACCAAAGCCTTCATAAAGCGGCCCAGAGGCTGTAGCTAGAAGAGCGATGAGTAGAATAGCAGAGATGTACCATCCGATGATAGTGAGTGGCTGAGCGATAGTAAAGCGTACACGACGTGCCATGTTTAGTAGGAGGAAGGAATTTGATATGATGGCCATGCCCAGCTGGATAGCGTTTATGACGGTGAGCCATATTGGATCAGCGACGAAAGCTGCTTCCTTGAGAGGTTCACTGGGAATGTAGTGCTGTCTCCATGGGCGTACGAGAGCGCAGATACTGAAGGCTGAAGCAACTGGACCGAGGGTGCCGGCAATCATGGGGAATGCTGAGGAAGCAAACCACCAGCGGCTGAACAGTCAGAGAATGTAGCATTTCGTGATGAAGGTGAGGTGAAGCTTACTTTGGAGCCAGATGAGCATCATCGTTTCCTATGCGTCTGTCATGAGAGACAGACTCTTCAATAATGTCAGTCTCCTGTTGGATATTATCTCCGAGATCCCCGTCGTCCATGAGGATATCTCAAGCCTATGGCGATCCGATATCAAGGATAGAGTCGATAACAAGGTAGCATATCCTAGATAAGATAATCTTACTGCAGTGTAAGTCAAGACTTATATATTTCTTGGCAAAAAGAAGGGATCCATATCCATTCAAGGAGGATATTCAAAGAAAGAATTCTTGGCGTGGGGATAAACATGCACATGCCCATTGGAATGACGTCGGGCGAGATCAGGTCTTAAGCTAGAGGGAAACAAACGGGTTTTGATCACGAGCTAAACCAACTTTACGAGACTTGCATGGCCTGTCAGAGACAAGGGACATCATTCCTTGGGGGTTGAGTTGGTGGTGATCTAGCGGCTACAGCGGCTCAAATCAGGGGAATTAATACAGGATCTAGGAAAAGACGGCATCTGATTGCTTTAGTGTTTACTGAAGGTTTATCGATTCGATCATTGTTCCCAACGtttgtgagtttgttcgtGCAATTCACCTCCTCAACGATGAATGTTATTACCGGATCGTCATTTGTGGGGTGAGCATTGTCTGGCCAATGATATTACAGAATCATGCAACGTTCAAATTTCACTCCCGCCAAAACAAGCCCTTCCTCATCTCATGCATTATCCAAGGGTTCTTGATATTGGTCTTTTAACAGAACATTTTGAACTTCTCTTTAATTGGTGCTTCAACTTTGATTCCAGCCTCATGAGATTTGGCTTTTGTCAGTTGAATCGGTACGTTAGCCGCGAAATAATCGACGTTTGAAACCACGCGTCTTCTCACCTTCACTCATCGCAGAGCGTGTAAGTCAAACAAACAGTTGTATCTCGACTTCCATTGACTaatcttcttgttgaagttTTAGAACAAAAACAGTTATCACTTACCATATGGATTGGTAATGCTGTAGCAGCATGCGAAGATGCCTCCATTTCCAAGCCCTTCATCACGCCAGTCGTAATCGACTCGCCAATCCTCTCCATAGACCATGGCAGCGACTCTATAGCATCCGGAGCCATGACCGTGTTCAAGTCCGATGTGGTTCAGCTGGCCATGTGAGCATTGAGtaagccatcatctcataCTCACAAACCCATTACTAATGCTTCATAatagcctcatcaacattaCCGAGCAGCCAGACTCTCCACTCTTCATTCAACTCCCAGCTTCACCCGTGGATGGTAATCAACCTCCTCATATCCCTGGATTTCTCCAAGGGAAGCCACTTGCCAGCATCAACTATCGTTGGAACTCCTTTGACGATGAGTCGAGCGAAACTATTCCAGTCGACGATGTCTGGCCAACGCCAATCCACGATACCTTCTTCGCCTATCAGTGGATAGTCGAAAATCTGGCTCCCGAAGGTCTCAAGAGGCGTGGTATCTATGTCTATGGCTCTCACCTAGGTGCAAGTCTTGCCTCATCTCTGGCACTCTCAGAATCACGACCGCACAAACCATTTGCGGTCCGGGGTCTGGTGGCATATAACGGAATCTACAATTGGACCATGTTTTTCCCGGACCACCCAGCAAATCGACTCGGAAAGCATGCAAACAACAGAACCAACTACTTCAAGCCTCGAGAGGGGACATACGTGCATTACCTTCAGCAGAACCTACCGATATTCTTCCAGTCAACGGTCGACATGTTCGATGTCTTCGCCAGCCcaagcctcttcttccacaaCCCAGGGATAAAAGTTCCCTCATCTTACCACATGTCGGAAGAAGAGTCTGCAGCCATCGAAGTCCTGACCAACCCGAATGCTGAGTTCGATATGAAAGAAAAGACACCACGTatgtcaaggctggtgttTCCGCCCCGCAAATCGACGCTCAAGATTCCCGAGACACTTCTGCTGTACGACACACTCCCTGTGCC
This genomic stretch from Fusarium oxysporum f. sp. lycopersici 4287 chromosome 2, whole genome shotgun sequence harbors:
- a CDS encoding NADH-ubiquinone oxidoreductase 30.4 kDa subunit, mitochondrial; the protein is MATSISRSRALASALRLARPSVQLRNDQAIRCLSSTARQYVAMPKESPNLRKAPRDHPSVLKAPIVNPADKYQSKSDNMHRYGAWLMGTLPKYIQQFSVWKDELTIYISPSGVYPVFSFLKYNTAAEFTQVSTITAADYPTRENRFEIVYNLLSVRHNSRIRVKTYADEASPVPSVTGLFDGANWYEREVYDLFGVFFAGHPDLRRIMTDYGFEGHPLRKDFPLTGYTEIRYDEEKKRIVTEPLELTQAFRNFEGGSSAWEPVGAGQDRTPESFKLPTPKPEEKKEEPKK
- a CDS encoding CCR4-NOT transcription complex subunit 4, translated to MAPQDSFIEDEEDTCPLCIEEFDLSDRNFRPCPCGYQVCQFCFNNIKNNMNGLCPACRRPYDEKTIQWKVVTQEEVAEFRANIQKNQKKRALDQRQKELQKREAEKENRKNLIGVRVVQKNLVYITGLAPTVREDELLKTLRKPEFFGQYGNIQKISISNRKSSDGQHQSLGIYVTFERPEEATRCIQAVHGSHNGDRVLKAQHGTTKYCSAWLKNEKCGNPGCMFLHEQGDEEDSYSRQDLSSMNSIGSQRPLPGGSSRSASRQQISHPTPPPVVSHPMTRSISKEGSENGADGSALPSSANWARNPQRSRRGSLATSGAASSPAISTAQPVTAEPVPEEAVEEEDEDELEEEEPQQEEPVAGPSSSRTRESESPAPTQESPDSWLKEIYKTLQSCPMPIFPDVDEDQYPPMFDPRGGEKRRAMREEEDSRLSGEQEERPEVREPSEGEPETGGSLALGGEPEDRDSSSDNRGFDRRPSAQPPIQRLSTDGLFGPSLTGASPFGQSSGNPGSRSMTPQQLYLRSQGGFGDAPPGITSQSNAFQNQGQSQGQGHSRQSSRFSFANDNAGSSTNVKVAANPRIMAQQSSMMPNTFQSQSSNQFYGASMPGPPPGLKSTGTPPSMFGQFGGQGFGAPKDNSSELLQSLIGRGRAGNNQSHDAGKLDLADPSILQARMQHQSQGSAGVGQGLFGGQSQDDELPSLDEATNSVDALVSDDPILPPIGLEGRTSVPPGLSLPPGLPANISRPPSTQGHTKLTNIVPALPRMPPPGLSQGSLTPDQSPAKLKPAIPVSEAKKNIKSLAAESGLSREITTQSQPNLTKASFLQDEDFPALDASKNKSRPATPTPKATPKAKRHAERIVDRMMAKAGASLESMAQETKAEEAKVQETKAHEVEAQETKAQEVKPASSSQAADKKPITVNTQVGKNVAVKTSELSATTEKSTTETSAAFPPLPTPSSTAIASPVTRTAPKTLRVIAAPKAEAPPPASPALTMASVALSGTSRAVSGSYRPDTPVSEMISDNASVVSASVTHSRASSPPPSRIGSAAVRTTTKSQQRKQRKDVLKQETKLIAEAPIAEAEVHAPIMGRKKKQKKEKPIKTAQPDASTIPEAPADEPSQPPSQQEPVKEPEREPEEKPVKSKNSQKKSIKSKGKTKEVETQPTPPPPASPKESIPDAQEPPARPQPDPASVFSEIKNTLWASSVDKLQLFKPIANGSSRTDYSAAKNNANKAEHCKDCSCKCGEIQDEDLAALRAGKPVRKQFHVDGSRMLITPNGDCIRGLTPEEEDAFLELQAAIANTAENPGSFIAPRHQPGSGAFSLIKGRAVPNGRPNIFPATAQLQSQDPIGKLQREDALSYINQYVLPRLNLGATNMGFPKGASPTKDAAAASLNSLAPYFYGPDAAAGVGIYSPPDGARAMQDFSSAGMSSEERGKNFGMGVGGMPLMSVEDAEGALAAARRETEKLEKGLNQVIKRNRRLILGGNN